The following DNA comes from Magnolia sinica isolate HGM2019 chromosome 18, MsV1, whole genome shotgun sequence.
GCTCTCCGATTTTCGACATAGAAGGGTATCTCCACAAGCAGAGCTGGTTTTGGCTGAATCCATGGGCACTCAAAATCTCCTTCTGATGCCTATTCCATTCCAGTGCACAAATCTGCATCAACAAACAAAATGCAGATATGAGTGGATACAACAACCAAGCACCCCAAAACTTGCAAATACAGAAACATCAAATGCGGGATTGTGACTGTATGGCATCAGCTATACATCCCACATatatcatatatacatcacatgatAATGACTTACATTAAGGTGCATGTTGATTGAACTGAACTGAAATCATTTGATTCAATAAAGTTTAAATGACCAAATTCTCAAAATCATGTAACTGACCCACAAATTGCAATTGCCATTACTTAAAGTCCAACTTGAAACATGCAATTGCAACTAAGGATCTGGTTTTCATTATGGATTAAAACGGTGCAAACACCCAATTgaatgaattgcaattcatttcaATTGAGAATCCAAAAGCATCTAAAATTGAAACGGAAGGTTCAAATGGAAATATCAGACGATAAGTTTTAGTACAGTGTTTTTCTATTTGTTGAAATGTAAGCTTAAAATCAGTTAAGTGTTTAGCGGAGGAACTATGTAGTAAAACTCGCCTGTGCTTTGGTATCTATGCTATTGAGACATTGTCCTATCTGAGTATTCCATATCTTTATGCACCGATCCGCTGTGCCACCACCGGAGGCCAGTATATTGGACTGGTGTGGGCACCAAGCAAGGCCCTTGACTGCTGCACAATGGTCTTCGAACCTGAACAGGCATTTGGATGATGCCATGCGTGCAGTTTCCCATACATGAAGGACATTGTCGTTGCCGCCACTCGCCAGTAGATTTCCTCCGCTGGACCATCTTAAACCACACACTTCTTCACTATGCCCCCGCAAACAAGATGCAAATCTGTAACTGTCTCTCACTGGTGAAAGAACATAGACAGAGAATGATcctttttttcttcaatttcaaataatcaaaaagaTTCTGTGTATGTTGAATTACCATCATGATTGATAATGGTGCTGTCCTGGCTCCCTGACGTTAAGAGATTTACGTTCCATGCAAGGCTTCCCACTCTGGCCTGATGCCCTTCCAAGCTTCTCACCTGTGAAAGAGACTTAAACATTGTAGCATCAAAAGCCTACTTACTACTTGGGGGAAATACTCCAAAACTTGCAAATCTTTCTTGTTTATCTTTTCCTACAGCTGATTGCAGTTGGGCTATGTTCGGATGCACTATGGAATGGAATTGCGATAATTGGTTTGATAGAAAGGGACTAGACAAATTCTGATTACCCTTACAGCTCCAACATGAAATTAACATCATTCTAAAAAATCCACTATTCTTTTAATGGATTATTGTATAAAAAGGGGGGAAAATGCATTAACAATCTAACCGGATTGAATTCAGATGGAATTCTAATTTCTGCATCTTTAATGGATTCGAACTTGAATCGTGTTTTTTGGGATCAGTTGGATATCAGATTGAATATGGCTATTGGTTATTCTTAATCAGATTGGATTCGGACATGCACAGATCCGCTTCGAATTTGATCCGTGTACATCCCTACTGCCTAGGCTGATAAGTGCATAATCAGTGAAAACTTCCATGGAAACAAGAACTTACAAACATGACTTAGTTTCCCCTTCTTCATTATCCATATGACCCAATTAAGGAGATTTGTCATTCCTAAACTGCTCCTAAAGACCCAATCAAAATAGAATGATACTAGTCGGAAGTTACTAAAGATGCATTGATCAGAGTGGCCATTGGCAGAAATGGCCACTGCTCAATTTCACTCGACGCGGAATGGGGTTTCTGCACTTTCCAAGCAATGTGTTTTACTTGCATTACTGTAATAGGTTGGGATCACAAGATAGTTTTGAAAGATAACCTGACGTGATGTTGCAGCATCCCATAGCAGGATTTTGGAGTCGTTAAGCCCAATCGCCACTGTTTTCCCATCTCTCGACCATGCAACACTCGTTGGATACGCTTCATCCTCAACCGTTTCCATGAGTTTCTGAGCCGTGCCGCTTTCAGCATTCCACAGATACACCACAGATCCCAATGCGACAGCGAGGATGTTATTTTGCCCCCAGTCAAGGAGATTCAAATAATAGTCGTCCACTAGGTCAGGGGCGTCGAGTACCTTTTCAGCTGACTGCAGGcatagcagaaataaaatcagatAGTTTCAAAGAATGCTGCTTGTTGTCTGAATTCCTATGCGAGTATGTCTGTCACGGATTTGCTGCGTTTTTGTTCAAACAGCTTCctgtaactgtggggcccatcttgcaaTGATCCGAGCCATGTTCTGGCAGCCCACATCATGAGTGGGTGATGCCGCAAAACACAGTGATTGTTTAACTTGTGatatgcatatgcaactcaaGGAAATCCACCGATCGGATGGCTGTGATTGCTCAACAGGAGATTTCTGATCTGTTGCACATCCACAttggggtccaccagatgaattATCCGTATCACCATCATCACTGCAAGATATCCCCACCAGTACAGACTATTGGCCCCAAATGAAAATTCTGTTAATTCATGTGAATTTGTTATAAAAGCTTAATAATATAAACTGGAGATTTAATCATTCAATTCCCATATGAAACGGGTTGAGAAAAACCATAAAACCATTGAAATACCAAAAATCATCATGGAGTGAATGGCATTGTTATACTCTATTTTTGTCAAAATACACCCAAATAATTCATAAAATTCTCTGCTTCCCTCTAAAAACTCGAATATGTGGAATACCCTTGAAGTagaaacataaaaggaaaggtgCAAGATATACCTTGGGGAGGTATCGAAACGTCTTGACGGTGTTGGATCTGTCTCTATCCTGCTGCAGCATTTCGTCCACAAGACGCACTTGTGTTCTGCAAGTTCTCGGGCTCCTCTTGAAAACGAGCATCTTGAAGGGCTTTCCTTCTGAATCCAGCATCAGATTCTCTTCCAACTTCCTCCTGTACTCTTCCTGCAGCAAaacaagaaaacccaaaaacGAGAAAGAttcataaaccaaaaaaaaaaaaaaaaggatttgaaAAATCAGGTGATCGTATCTTCGAATTCGAAAACACCAAAGATCCAAAGAACCTTCACTGTCAAAATCGGGGGCGATGAGTCGGCTGTCAGATCGACGCTTTCCTGCTTTCTTCTAAGCGAGCATTGAGCAATGTCTAAATTCATCAAACTTCTCGTGGGTATGAACCGATCTCCCTTAAGAACACAAGAAAAGAGATACGAACCATCACCAaaatcatcaaaaaaaaaaaaaaaaactgaggaaATATTGGATCCGACGAAAGATCAATACCGGATCACAGAAGGTTGAATTGCTTGGCGATCGAGGCGGGAAATACCAATCCGACATCGAGGGTGTCAGTTTCGATCGGCGGGCGCTGATCTCGAATGAGATGAGAGGGCTTTAGC
Coding sequences within:
- the LOC131232956 gene encoding cell division cycle 20.1, cofactor of APC complex-like, which gives rise to MSDWYFPPRSPSNSTFCDPGDRFIPTRSLMNLDIAQCSLRRKQESVDLTADSSPPILTVKEEYRRKLEENLMLDSEGKPFKMLVFKRSPRTCRTQVRLVDEMLQQDRDRSNTVKTFRYLPKSAEKVLDAPDLVDDYYLNLLDWGQNNILAVALGSVVYLWNAESGTAQKLMETVEDEAYPTSVAWSRDGKTVAIGLNDSKILLWDAATSRQVRSLEGHQARVGSLAWNVNLLTSGSQDSTIINHDVRDSYRFASCLRGHSEEVCGLRWSSGGNLLASGGNDNVLHVWETARMASSKCLFRFEDHCAAVKGLAWCPHQSNILASGGGTADRCIKIWNTQIGQCLNSIDTKAQICALEWNRHQKEILSAHGFSQNQLCLWRYPSMSKIGELTGHTSRILNLSQSPDGLTVASAGADETLRLWKVFGPPNSTSSRVQDKESTSPLSVNRLHIR